The proteins below are encoded in one region of Natranaerovirga hydrolytica:
- the rplO gene encoding 50S ribosomal protein L15, which produces MNLSELKPAKGSKTKSYRKGRGHGSGNGKTAGRGHKGQNARSGGGVRPGFEGGQMPLYRRLPKRGFTNRNTKEIIGINVDKLNAFDNGTEVTVELLKEKGIINNPKDGVKILGNGELTKKLTVKVDAFSKTAEEKIQAAGGKTEVI; this is translated from the coding sequence ATGAATTTATCAGAGTTAAAACCTGCTAAAGGGTCTAAGACTAAATCTTATAGAAAAGGTAGAGGTCATGGATCAGGAAATGGTAAAACTGCTGGCAGAGGTCATAAAGGACAAAATGCACGTTCAGGTGGCGGTGTTAGACCTGGATTTGAAGGTGGCCAAATGCCTTTATATAGAAGATTACCAAAAAGAGGATTTACAAATAGAAATACTAAAGAAATCATTGGTATTAATGTTGATAAGTTAAATGCATTTGATAATGGAACGGAAGTTACAGTTGAATTGTTAAAAGAAAAAGGAATCATCAATAATCCTAAAGATGGCGTTAAAATTCTTGGGAATGGTGAACTGACTAAAAAATTGACAGTAAAAGTAGATGCTTTCAGTAAAACTGCAGAAGAAAAAATCCAAGCCGCAGGCGGGAAGACTGAGGTGATTTAA
- the secY gene encoding preprotein translocase subunit SecY, whose amino-acid sequence MLKTLRNAFKIPDLRRKLLYTFMMLIIIRLGAVIPVPGVDASIISSWFDTQNEMFSLFDAMTGGSFAEMSLFAMGIIPYITASIIMNLLTIAIPKLEQIQKEDEDGRKKIAKYTRYLTIVLAVIQSTATAIGFGRQGLITNYNIWNVLVFILATTAGTALLMWIGERITENGIGNGISLIIFINILSRLPIDLRILFNQITAESRAFVVTALILLICLIIFIAIVTFVVLLQVGERRIPVQYAKRMQGRTPVGGNSTHIPLKVNTAGVIPVIFASSLLQFPAIITQFFTQQEVTGIWGTILNFINYTTWSGAILYAALIIFFAYFYTSITFNPMEVANNMKKNGGFIPGIRPGKPTVEHLTRIVNNIVLVGALGLTLIAIIPIILQGAYGLSLSFLGTSLIIVVGVALETVKQIEAQMLMRHYKGFLKS is encoded by the coding sequence ATGTTAAAAACACTTCGAAATGCATTTAAAATACCTGATTTAAGAAGAAAATTATTATATACCTTCATGATGTTAATTATAATACGCTTAGGTGCTGTTATTCCAGTACCAGGCGTAGATGCAAGTATTATAAGTAGTTGGTTTGATACACAAAACGAAATGTTTAGTTTATTTGATGCGATGACAGGTGGATCATTTGCAGAAATGTCCTTATTTGCTATGGGAATTATTCCATACATTACAGCATCGATTATTATGAACTTATTAACAATAGCAATACCTAAGTTAGAACAAATCCAAAAAGAAGATGAAGATGGAAGAAAGAAAATTGCTAAATATACAAGATATTTAACAATTGTTTTAGCAGTTATTCAATCGACAGCTACAGCTATTGGGTTTGGTAGACAAGGTTTAATCACTAATTATAATATTTGGAATGTACTAGTATTTATACTAGCAACAACTGCAGGTACAGCATTACTTATGTGGATAGGTGAAAGAATAACTGAGAATGGAATTGGTAATGGTATATCATTAATTATCTTTATTAATATATTATCTAGATTGCCAATTGATTTAAGAATATTATTTAACCAAATTACTGCAGAATCAAGAGCTTTTGTTGTAACGGCATTAATTTTACTTATTTGTTTAATTATTTTTATTGCAATTGTTACTTTTGTAGTATTATTACAAGTTGGAGAAAGAAGAATACCTGTACAGTATGCTAAAAGAATGCAAGGTAGAACCCCAGTAGGTGGCAACTCTACCCATATACCTTTAAAAGTTAATACAGCAGGTGTTATTCCAGTAATCTTCGCATCATCATTACTACAATTCCCAGCTATAATTACTCAATTCTTTACTCAGCAAGAAGTAACAGGAATTTGGGGAACCATTCTGAACTTTATTAACTACACAACATGGTCAGGAGCAATATTATATGCTGCATTAATAATATTCTTTGCATATTTTTATACTTCTATTACGTTTAATCCTATGGAAGTTGCCAATAATATGAAAAAGAATGGTGGTTTTATACCTGGTATAAGACCTGGGAAACCAACAGTTGAGCATTTAACAAGAATCGTAAACAACATTGTATTGGTAGGCGCATTAGGTTTAACTTTAATAGCAATTATACCAATTATTTTACAAGGTGCATACGGTTTAAGTTTATCATTTTTAGGGACTTCATTAATCATTGTAGTTGGTGTAGCACTAGAAACGGTAAAACAAATCGAAGCCCAAATGTTAATGCGTCACTATAAAGGTTTCTTAAAATCATAA
- a CDS encoding adenylate kinase encodes MKIIMLGAPGAGKGTQAKRISEKYNIPHISTGDIFRENIKNKTEIGMKAKNYMDQGLLVPDEVVVDLVAARLSQEDCKNGYVLDGFPRTTPQASALEKAVDSIDYAINIDVPDEEIIGRMAGRRACTSCGATYHIEMNPTKKPGICDACGNEVVQRDDDKEETVLKRLNVYKEQTQPLIEYYQNKDILVSIDGTQDIDDVTNDIIKILGA; translated from the coding sequence ATGAAGATTATTATGCTAGGAGCACCCGGCGCTGGTAAAGGAACTCAAGCAAAACGTATTTCAGAAAAATACAACATACCACATATATCAACAGGAGATATATTTAGAGAAAATATAAAAAATAAAACTGAAATCGGAATGAAAGCAAAAAATTATATGGACCAAGGTCTTTTGGTTCCAGATGAAGTTGTAGTTGATCTAGTTGCAGCTAGACTATCACAAGAGGATTGTAAAAATGGATATGTTTTAGATGGTTTTCCAAGAACAACACCTCAAGCTTCTGCTTTAGAAAAAGCTGTAGATAGTATAGATTATGCAATTAACATTGACGTTCCTGATGAAGAGATCATTGGCAGAATGGCAGGTAGAAGGGCTTGTACTTCTTGTGGTGCAACCTATCACATAGAAATGAATCCTACAAAAAAGCCTGGTATCTGCGATGCTTGTGGTAATGAAGTGGTTCAAAGAGATGACGACAAAGAAGAAACTGTACTAAAGCGTCTTAATGTATATAAAGAGCAAACACAACCTTTAATTGAATATTATCAGAACAAGGATATATTAGTAAGTATAGATGGCACACAGGACATTGATGATGTAACGAATGACATTATTAAAATTTTAGGAGCGTAA